From a single Hypanus sabinus isolate sHypSab1 unplaced genomic scaffold, sHypSab1.hap1 scaffold_1403, whole genome shotgun sequence genomic region:
- the LOC132386943 gene encoding zinc finger protein 239-like — MAHQRVHTEEWPFTCSDCGKGFTRSSKLKVHQRVHTGERPFTCSDCGKGFTQSWTLAAHQRVHTGERPFNCSDCGKGFTYPSQLREHHQVHTGERPFTCSVCGKGFT; from the coding sequence atggctcaccagcgagttcacactgaggagtggccgttcacctgttcagactgtgggaagggattcactcggtcatctaaactaaaggtacatcagcgagttcacactggggagaggcctttcacctgctcagactgcgggaaaggattcactcagtcatggaCCCTAGctgcacaccagcgagttcacactggtgagaggccgttcaactgctcagactgtgggaagggattcacttaccCATCCCAACTGAGGGAGCATcaccaagttcacactggggagaggccgttcacctgctcagtgtgtgggaagggatttacttga